The Bos taurus isolate L1 Dominette 01449 registration number 42190680 breed Hereford chromosome 18, ARS-UCD2.0, whole genome shotgun sequence genome has a window encoding:
- the RPS11 gene encoding small ribosomal subunit protein uS17 (The RefSeq protein has 1 substitution compared to this genomic sequence), with protein sequence MADIQTERAYQKQPTIFQNKKRVLLGETGKEKLPRYYKNIGLGFKTPKEAIEGTYIDKKCPFTGNVSIRGRILSGVVTKVKMQRTIVIRRDYLHYIRKYNRFEKRHKNMSVHLSPCFRDVQIGDIVTVGECRPLSKTVRFNVLKVTKAAGTKKQFQKF encoded by the exons ATGGCGGACATTCAG ACAGAACGTGCGTACCAAAAGCAACCGAccatctttcaaaataaaaagagggTCCTGCTTGGAGAAACTGGCAAAGAAAAGCTCCCTCGATACTACAAGAACATTGGTCTGGGCTTCAAGACTCCAAAGGAG GCCATCGAGGGCACCTACATTGACAAGAAATGCCCTTTTACGGGTAATGTCTCCATTCGAGGGCGGATCCTGTCTG GCGTGGTGACCAAAATGAAGATGCAGAGGACCATCGTCATCCGCCGAGACTACCTTCACTACATCCGAAAGTACAACCGCTTTGAGAAGCGCCACAAGAACATGTCCGTGCACCTTTCTCCCTGCTTCAG GGACGTCCAGATCGGCGACATCGTCACGGTGGGCGAGTGCCGGCCCCTGAGCAAGACTGTGCGCTTCAATGTCCTCAAGGTCACCAAGGCTGCCGGCACCAAGAAGCAGTTCCAGAAGTTCTGA
- the RPL13A gene encoding large ribosomal subunit protein uL13, whose translation MAEGQVLVLDGRGHLLGRLAAIVAKQVLLGRKVVVVRCEGINISGNFYRNKLKYLAFLRKRMNTNPSRGPYHFRAPSRIFWRTVRGMLPHKTKRGQAALERLKVFDGIPPPYDKKKRMVVPAALKVVRLKPTRKFAYLGRLAHEVGWKYQAVTATLEEKRKEKAKIHYRKKKQLMRLRKQAEKNIEKKIGKFTEVLKTHGFLV comes from the exons ATGGCGGAGGGGCAG GTCCTGGTGCTCGATGGCCGAGGCCATCTCCTGGGCCGCCTGGCGGCCATTGTGGCCAAGCAGGTGCTTCTGG GCCGCAAGGTTGTGGTCGTGCGCTGTGAGGGCATCAACATTTCTGGCAATTTCTACAGAAATAAGT TGAAATACCTGGCCTTTCTCCGCAAGCGGATGAACACCAACCCCTCCCGTGGCCCCTACCACTTCCGAGCCCCCAGCCGCATCTTCTGGCGGACAGTGCGAG gcaTGCTGCCCCACAAGACCAAGCGGGGCCAGGCTGCTCTGGAGCGCCTCAAGGTGTTTGATGGGATCCCACCACCCTATGACAAG AAAAAGCGAATGGTGGTTCCTGCTGCCCTCAAGGTTGTGCGTCTGAAGCCTACTCGCAAG TTTGCCTACCTAGGGCGCCTGGCTCATGAGGTTGGCTGGAAGTACCAGGCAGTAACGGCCAccctggaggagaagagaaaggagaaggccAAGATCCACTATCGGAAAAAGAAGCAGCTCATG AGGCTACGGAAGCAGGCCGAAAAGAACATCGAGAAGAAAATTGGCAAATTCACAGAGGTCCTCAAGACTCATGGATTCCTAGTCTGA
- the RPL13A gene encoding large ribosomal subunit protein uL13 isoform X1: MNTNPSRGPYHFRAPSRIFWRTVRGMLPHKTKRGQAALERLKVFDGIPPPYDKKKRMVVPAALKVVRLKPTRKFAYLGRLAHEVGWKYQAVTATLEEKRKEKAKIHYRKKKQLMRLRKQAEKNIEKKIGKFTEVLKTHGFLV, encoded by the exons ATGAACACCAACCCCTCCCGTGGCCCCTACCACTTCCGAGCCCCCAGCCGCATCTTCTGGCGGACAGTGCGAG gcaTGCTGCCCCACAAGACCAAGCGGGGCCAGGCTGCTCTGGAGCGCCTCAAGGTGTTTGATGGGATCCCACCACCCTATGACAAG AAAAAGCGAATGGTGGTTCCTGCTGCCCTCAAGGTTGTGCGTCTGAAGCCTACTCGCAAG TTTGCCTACCTAGGGCGCCTGGCTCATGAGGTTGGCTGGAAGTACCAGGCAGTAACGGCCAccctggaggagaagagaaaggagaaggccAAGATCCACTATCGGAAAAAGAAGCAGCTCATG AGGCTACGGAAGCAGGCCGAAAAGAACATCGAGAAGAAAATTGGCAAATTCACAGAGGTCCTCAAGACTCATGGATTCCTAGTCTGA